One window of the Rhizobiaceae bacterium genome contains the following:
- a CDS encoding phosphatase PAP2 family protein, with protein sequence MSITDLVSGLRNSGASWLPALIVAAAALGVLAFVYIGHEVGEEELVQFDSSILLAFRDPADLSRTVGPPWLAESVVEITALGGYTLIVVLVAAVIGLLLINGLRGPALFVLLSVTTGWITSQLLKSFYDRPRPDLVPQLDLVHTASFPSGHAMMTTLVYLTLASVIARLTEKTSVRIYVFAVAVAIALAVGLTRIFLGVHWPSDVIAGWALGAAWAALSWLAVSVLRRRRDRERGRLQSE encoded by the coding sequence ATGAGCATCACAGATCTCGTCTCCGGTCTCAGGAATTCAGGCGCTTCGTGGTTGCCGGCGCTGATCGTGGCGGCCGCCGCGCTCGGCGTCCTGGCGTTCGTCTACATCGGCCACGAGGTTGGCGAGGAAGAACTCGTGCAGTTCGATTCCTCCATTCTCCTGGCTTTTCGCGACCCGGCCGACCTTTCGCGGACGGTCGGCCCGCCATGGCTCGCCGAAAGCGTCGTCGAGATCACGGCGCTTGGCGGATATACGTTGATCGTCGTGCTGGTGGCGGCGGTGATCGGGCTGCTGCTTATCAACGGGCTCAGGGGACCGGCGCTGTTCGTGCTCCTGTCCGTGACGACCGGTTGGATCACGAGCCAGCTCCTGAAGAGCTTCTACGACCGGCCGCGGCCCGATCTGGTGCCGCAGCTCGATCTTGTCCACACGGCGAGCTTTCCCAGCGGGCACGCGATGATGACGACTCTCGTCTATCTGACGCTCGCTTCGGTCATTGCGCGCCTGACGGAGAAGACCAGCGTACGCATCTATGTCTTTGCGGTTGCCGTGGCGATCGCCCTGGCGGTGGGATTGACTCGCATTTTTCTCGGGGTCCATTGGCCGAGCGACGTGATCGCCGGCTGGGCGCTCGGCGCCGCCTGGGCGGCGTTGTCGTGGCTGGCGGTGTCGGTTCTGCGTCGCCGCCGCGACAGGGAGCGGGGCCGGCTCCAATCCGAATGA
- a CDS encoding cation diffusion facilitator family transporter, which yields MNAVATPGRPKPKVATLAAWSIVVAFSVLGLKTGAWWMTGSVALYSDALESIVNVIASGAAFWAIRVSYMPADDDHQHGHHKAEYFSAVLEGVLIAVAALMIFAAAWDALRMPRAMEQPWEGMAVNGLASLVNVIWAMILIRVGRAEKSPALVADGHHIMTDVVTSVGVIAGLIAAVVTGFAILDPLLAILVAINVLYQGWQVISSSLSGLMDKAVPTEENMRIREIISVNSKGALEVHDLKTRIAGRATFIEFHLIVDSDMTVRESHVICDRIEDALKAEIPSVRVIIHVEPDDEAKLPKGTAAVPFA from the coding sequence TTGAACGCAGTCGCAACTCCCGGACGTCCGAAGCCGAAGGTCGCGACACTCGCCGCATGGTCGATCGTCGTCGCCTTCTCGGTGCTCGGGCTCAAGACCGGCGCCTGGTGGATGACGGGCTCGGTCGCACTTTATTCCGACGCGCTGGAGTCGATCGTCAACGTCATCGCCTCGGGCGCGGCGTTCTGGGCGATCCGCGTCAGCTACATGCCGGCCGACGACGATCATCAGCACGGCCACCACAAGGCGGAATATTTCTCCGCTGTTCTGGAGGGGGTGCTGATCGCCGTTGCGGCGCTGATGATCTTCGCCGCAGCGTGGGATGCGCTGCGGATGCCGCGCGCCATGGAGCAACCGTGGGAAGGTATGGCGGTCAACGGGCTCGCGTCCCTCGTCAATGTCATCTGGGCGATGATCCTGATACGCGTAGGCCGCGCCGAAAAGTCCCCGGCGCTCGTCGCCGACGGTCATCACATCATGACCGATGTGGTGACATCCGTCGGCGTGATCGCCGGTCTCATCGCGGCGGTGGTTACTGGTTTCGCCATCCTCGATCCGCTGCTCGCGATCCTCGTCGCCATCAACGTCCTTTATCAGGGCTGGCAGGTCATCTCCTCCTCGCTGAGCGGCCTGATGGACAAGGCCGTGCCGACCGAGGAGAACATGCGCATCCGCGAGATCATCTCGGTGAACTCTAAGGGCGCGCTGGAGGTGCACGACCTCAAGACGCGCATCGCTGGCCGCGCCACCTTCATCGAGTTCCACCTGATCGTCGATTCGGACATGACCGTGCGCGAAAGCCACGTCATCTGCGACCGGATCGAGGACGCGCTGAAAGCAGAGATTCCGTCCGTGCGCGTCATCATCCACGTCGAGCCGGACGACGAGGCCAAGCTGCCGAAGGGTACGGCGGCGGTGCCTTTCGCCTGA
- the choV gene encoding choline ABC transporter ATP-binding protein translates to MNAAVEFRNVDIVFGEARAEALAMIDRGATRAEILEKTGAVLGCAGANLTVNEGEISVLMGLSGSGKSTLLRAVNRLNVPARGNVSVHDGDRTVDVANCDAATLRRIRQTRVAMVFQQFGLLPWRTVEENVGFGLELSGVPEAERKARVQKQLKLVGLDQWARKFAHELSGGMQQRVGLARAFATEAPILLMDEPFSALDPLIRTKLQDELLQLQKTLKKTIIFVSHDLEEALKIGSTITIMEGGRIVQSGAPEDIVLKPANDYVRDFIANVNPLSVLTAWNVMRSKHELETAPDGWIWLDRRRTTKFKVDDDGLVAAAERDGRPAVWVSCADVERQPEETAQVFWATPGTPLKTVMLAMHRSQTAPVALFDEASRFVGAIGVRDVLSAVLRR, encoded by the coding sequence ATGAACGCCGCCGTCGAATTCAGAAACGTCGACATCGTCTTCGGCGAAGCGCGGGCGGAAGCGCTGGCGATGATCGATCGGGGCGCGACGCGTGCCGAAATCCTCGAAAAGACCGGCGCCGTGCTCGGTTGCGCGGGGGCGAACCTCACCGTCAACGAGGGCGAGATTTCGGTGCTGATGGGCCTTTCCGGCTCGGGCAAGTCCACGCTGCTGCGCGCCGTCAACCGGCTCAACGTGCCCGCGCGCGGAAACGTGTCCGTACACGACGGCGACAGGACCGTCGACGTCGCCAATTGCGATGCGGCCACGCTGCGCCGCATACGGCAGACCCGTGTCGCCATGGTCTTCCAGCAGTTCGGCCTGCTGCCCTGGCGCACGGTCGAGGAGAATGTCGGCTTCGGGCTGGAGCTTTCCGGCGTGCCGGAGGCCGAACGCAAGGCGCGCGTGCAGAAGCAGCTGAAGCTGGTCGGCCTCGACCAGTGGGCGCGCAAGTTCGCCCATGAACTTTCCGGCGGCATGCAGCAGCGGGTCGGCCTTGCCCGCGCCTTCGCCACCGAGGCGCCAATCCTGCTGATGGACGAGCCTTTCTCGGCGCTCGATCCGCTGATCCGCACCAAGTTGCAGGACGAGCTCCTCCAGCTTCAGAAGACGCTGAAGAAGACCATCATCTTCGTCAGCCACGATCTGGAGGAGGCGTTGAAGATCGGCTCCACCATCACGATCATGGAAGGCGGGCGCATCGTGCAGAGCGGCGCGCCGGAGGACATCGTGCTGAAGCCCGCCAACGATTATGTGCGCGACTTCATTGCCAATGTGAATCCGCTTTCCGTGCTAACCGCCTGGAATGTCATGCGAAGCAAGCATGAGCTGGAAACCGCTCCGGACGGCTGGATCTGGCTCGACCGGCGCAGGACGACGAAGTTCAAGGTCGATGACGACGGGCTGGTGGCGGCCGCCGAACGCGACGGCAGGCCCGCCGTATGGGTCTCCTGCGCGGATGTGGAGCGTCAGCCGGAGGAGACGGCGCAGGTGTTCTGGGCGACTCCCGGCACGCCGCTCAAGACGGTGATGCTGGCCATGCACCGTTCGCAGACCGCGCCCGTCGCCCTGTTCGACGAGGCGTCGCGTTTCGTCGGCGCCATCGGCGTGCGCGACGTGCTGAGCGCGGTGCTGCGGAGATAA
- the choW gene encoding choline ABC transporter permease subunit, whose product MDPVSSLIASAKIPVGRWGKAFFDFLTTNFEWFFDSIANGLTVVLDGLVDALLWFPPFVLVALIALLAWYLQRSVKLAIGIAIGLLFIINQGLWKETVETLVLVVAAATASMAIGVPIGIWAAHNERGYRILQPILDLMQTMPTFVYLIPVLILFGLGIAPGLIVTVIFAAPAPIRLTYLGITSVPKPMLEAGEAFGATKRQLLWKVELPAALPTIMAGLTQCIMLCLSMVVIAALIGANGLGKPVVRALNSVNIPLGLEAGLAIVVLAIILDRMSRVRTGGSR is encoded by the coding sequence ATGGACCCGGTTTCCAGTCTGATAGCCAGTGCGAAGATACCGGTCGGACGATGGGGCAAGGCCTTCTTCGACTTCCTGACCACGAATTTCGAGTGGTTCTTCGATTCCATCGCGAACGGCCTGACGGTGGTTCTCGATGGCCTCGTGGACGCCCTGCTGTGGTTCCCGCCCTTCGTCCTGGTCGCCTTGATCGCCTTGCTTGCGTGGTATCTGCAACGCTCTGTGAAGCTTGCGATCGGCATCGCGATCGGCCTGCTTTTCATCATCAACCAAGGGCTCTGGAAGGAGACGGTTGAAACGCTGGTGCTCGTGGTCGCGGCGGCCACCGCTTCGATGGCGATCGGCGTTCCCATCGGCATATGGGCGGCGCATAACGAGCGCGGCTACCGCATCCTGCAACCGATCCTCGACCTGATGCAGACGATGCCGACCTTCGTCTATCTCATTCCAGTGCTTATCCTTTTCGGACTGGGCATCGCGCCCGGCCTGATCGTTACCGTCATCTTCGCCGCGCCTGCGCCGATCCGGTTGACCTATCTCGGCATCACCTCGGTGCCGAAGCCTATGCTGGAGGCAGGCGAGGCCTTCGGAGCGACGAAGCGGCAGCTTCTCTGGAAGGTCGAACTGCCGGCCGCGCTGCCCACGATCATGGCGGGTCTCACCCAGTGCATCATGCTGTGCCTGTCGATGGTGGTGATCGCCGCGCTGATCGGCGCGAACGGTCTGGGCAAGCCGGTGGTGCGGGCGCTCAACTCCGTCAACATCCCGCTCGGCCTTGAGGCGGGGCTCGCCATCGTCGTGCTCGCCATCATCCTCGACCGTATGAGCCGCGTGCGTACGGGAGGCTCGCGATGA
- a CDS encoding anthranilate synthase: MTVEVLEDGAERYVTAGGVAVTRKRHGTPYQGAIESYIDGLNSRRGAVFSSNYEYPGRYTRWDTAIIDPPVAISACGRAMRIEALNRRGEALLPVLLKAIEPLKDVTIGSRAQRLVTLDIAAPGRVFTEEERSRVPSVFTVLRAIVALFRTEQDADLGLFGAFGYDLAFQFDPVELKLERKESQRDLVLFLPDEILMVDHYSAKAWVDRYDYSGDGFSTEGLPREQVSEPFRTADRIPPRGDHEPGEYARLVEKAKESFRRGDLFEVVPGQMFYERCETQPSEISRRLKAINPSPYSFFINLGEGEYLIGASPEMFVRVSGRRVETCPISGTIKRGDDAISDSEQILKLLNSKKDESELTMCSDVDRNDKSRVCEPGSVRVIGRRQIEMYSRLIHTVDHIEGRLREGMDAFDAFLSHAWAVTVTGAPKLWAMRFIENNEKSPRAWYGGAIGMVHFNGDMNTGLTLRTIRIKDGIAEVRAGATLLYDSDPAEEEAETELKASAMISAIRDAKSANSGAAERATAKVGEGVKILLVDHEDSFVHTLANYFRQTGAEVSTVRTPVPDEVFDAFRPDLVVLSPGPGSPKDFDCASTIRRSRQRELPIFGVCLGLQALAEAYGGELRHLHIPMHGKPSRIRVSKPGVIFSGLPKEVTVGRYHSIFADPVRLPDDFLVTAETEDGIIMAFEHRKEPIAAVQFHPESIMTLGQNAGMRMIENIVAHLPRKAREKAA; the protein is encoded by the coding sequence ATGACGGTGGAAGTGCTCGAAGACGGTGCCGAACGATACGTGACCGCCGGAGGTGTCGCGGTCACCCGCAAGCGCCACGGCACGCCCTATCAGGGCGCTATCGAAAGCTATATCGACGGGCTGAACAGCCGCCGCGGCGCGGTCTTTTCCTCCAATTACGAATATCCGGGCCGCTACACACGCTGGGATACGGCGATCATCGACCCGCCCGTCGCCATTTCGGCGTGCGGCCGCGCGATGCGGATCGAGGCGCTGAACCGGCGGGGCGAGGCGCTCCTCCCGGTGTTGCTCAAGGCCATCGAGCCGCTGAAGGACGTCACGATCGGGAGCCGCGCACAGCGTCTCGTCACGCTCGACATAGCGGCGCCGGGCCGCGTCTTTACCGAGGAAGAGCGTAGCCGCGTTCCATCCGTCTTCACCGTCTTGCGGGCGATCGTGGCTCTGTTCAGGACCGAGCAGGACGCCGATCTCGGTCTGTTCGGCGCGTTCGGCTACGATCTGGCTTTCCAGTTCGATCCGGTCGAGCTGAAACTGGAGCGCAAGGAAAGCCAGCGCGACCTCGTGCTGTTCCTGCCCGACGAGATCCTGATGGTCGATCATTATTCGGCCAAGGCGTGGGTCGATCGCTACGACTATTCTGGCGACGGCTTCTCCACGGAAGGCCTGCCGCGCGAGCAGGTGTCGGAGCCGTTCCGGACGGCCGACCGCATCCCGCCGCGCGGCGACCACGAGCCAGGCGAATATGCGCGTCTCGTGGAAAAGGCGAAGGAGAGTTTCAGGCGCGGCGATCTGTTCGAGGTCGTTCCGGGGCAGATGTTCTACGAGCGCTGCGAGACGCAGCCCTCCGAGATCTCGCGCCGCCTCAAGGCGATCAATCCGTCACCCTATTCCTTCTTCATCAATCTCGGCGAAGGCGAGTATCTGATCGGCGCGTCGCCCGAGATGTTCGTGCGCGTATCGGGCCGGCGCGTCGAGACCTGCCCGATCTCCGGCACGATCAAGCGCGGCGACGATGCCATTTCGGATTCGGAGCAGATCCTCAAGCTGCTGAATTCCAAGAAGGACGAGTCGGAGCTGACCATGTGTTCCGACGTCGACCGCAACGACAAGAGCCGGGTCTGCGAGCCGGGCTCGGTGCGGGTGATCGGTCGCCGCCAGATCGAGATGTATTCGCGCCTCATCCATACGGTCGATCATATCGAGGGCCGCCTGCGCGAGGGGATGGACGCCTTCGACGCGTTTCTTTCCCACGCATGGGCCGTCACCGTCACCGGTGCGCCGAAACTGTGGGCAATGCGCTTTATCGAGAACAATGAGAAGAGCCCGCGCGCCTGGTATGGCGGGGCGATCGGAATGGTGCATTTCAATGGCGACATGAACACAGGCCTCACGCTCAGGACCATCCGCATCAAGGACGGCATTGCCGAAGTGCGCGCCGGCGCCACATTGCTCTACGATTCCGATCCGGCAGAAGAAGAAGCCGAAACCGAGCTGAAGGCATCCGCCATGATCTCCGCCATCCGTGACGCCAAGTCAGCGAATTCCGGGGCTGCCGAGCGCGCGACGGCGAAGGTGGGCGAGGGGGTCAAGATCCTGCTGGTGGATCACGAGGATTCCTTCGTGCACACGCTGGCGAACTATTTCCGGCAGACCGGCGCCGAGGTCTCCACTGTGCGGACACCGGTGCCGGACGAGGTTTTCGACGCCTTTCGGCCGGACCTCGTCGTGCTGTCGCCCGGACCGGGGTCGCCGAAGGATTTCGACTGCGCCTCCACCATCAGGCGCTCGCGCCAGCGCGAGTTGCCGATCTTCGGCGTCTGCCTCGGCCTGCAGGCACTGGCGGAAGCCTATGGCGGCGAGCTGCGCCATCTCCACATCCCGATGCACGGGAAGCCGTCGCGCATCCGCGTGTCGAAGCCGGGCGTCATCTTCTCCGGCCTGCCGAAAGAGGTAACGGTCGGGCGCTATCACTCCATCTTCGCCGATCCGGTGCGGTTGCCGGACGATTTTCTCGTCACGGCGGAGACGGAGGACGGCATCATCATGGCGTTCGAGCATCGCAAGGAGCCGATCGCCGCAGTGCAATTCCACCCCGAATCGATCATGACGCTCGGTCAGAACGCCGGAATGCGGATGATAGAGAACATCGTCGCGCATCTGCCGCGCAAGGCCAGGGAAAAGGCGGCGTGA
- a CDS encoding choline ABC transporter substrate-binding protein, with protein sequence MLRVNRLAAGLGLAAVLSTGAAYAAEPESCKPVRFADVGWTDITATTATASVILEALGYQPDVQVLSVPVTYTSLSNKDIDVFLGNWMPTMEADIKPYLENKTVEDIVTNLTGAKYTLAVPKYTYEAGLKSFGDIAKFKDKLDGKIYGIEAGNDGNRLILDMISANKFDLGGFELVESSEAGMLAAVQKAVPSKKDVVFLGWEPHPMNAAVEMEYLSGGDEVFGPDFGGATVHTNVRAGYTTECPNVGKFLTNLVFSLDMENEIMGSILNDGAEPKAAATAWLKKNPDAVTPWLNGVTTFDGGDAAAAVKAAIGG encoded by the coding sequence ATGTTGCGCGTTAACAGACTGGCCGCCGGTCTCGGCCTGGCGGCTGTGCTTTCCACCGGAGCCGCCTACGCGGCGGAGCCGGAGAGCTGCAAGCCGGTGCGTTTCGCCGATGTCGGCTGGACGGACATCACGGCGACGACCGCGACCGCCTCGGTCATCCTCGAAGCGCTGGGCTATCAGCCCGACGTGCAGGTGCTTTCGGTCCCGGTGACCTATACGTCGCTGTCCAACAAGGACATCGACGTCTTTCTCGGCAACTGGATGCCGACCATGGAAGCCGACATCAAGCCCTATCTCGAAAACAAGACGGTCGAGGACATCGTCACCAACCTGACCGGCGCGAAGTACACGCTCGCCGTGCCGAAATACACCTACGAGGCCGGTCTCAAGAGTTTTGGGGACATCGCCAAGTTCAAGGACAAGCTCGACGGCAAGATCTACGGGATCGAGGCCGGCAATGACGGCAACCGTCTGATCCTCGACATGATCAGCGCCAACAAGTTCGATCTCGGCGGCTTCGAACTGGTCGAAAGCTCGGAAGCCGGCATGCTGGCCGCCGTTCAGAAGGCTGTGCCCTCCAAGAAGGACGTCGTGTTCCTCGGCTGGGAGCCGCATCCGATGAACGCTGCGGTCGAGATGGAGTACCTTTCCGGCGGTGACGAGGTGTTCGGTCCTGATTTCGGCGGCGCGACCGTACATACCAACGTGCGTGCCGGTTACACCACGGAATGCCCGAACGTCGGCAAGTTCCTGACAAACCTCGTCTTTTCGCTCGACATGGAAAACGAGATCATGGGCTCGATACTGAACGACGGCGCCGAGCCCAAGGCTGCCGCGACTGCGTGGCTGAAGAAGAATCCGGATGCGGTGACGCCATGGCTGAACGGCGTCACCACCTTCGACGGCGGCGACGCGGCCGCCGCCGTGAAAGCGGCCATCGGCGGATGA